A region from the Arachis ipaensis cultivar K30076 chromosome B01, Araip1.1, whole genome shotgun sequence genome encodes:
- the LOC107628739 gene encoding protein PHYLLO, chloroplastic isoform X3: MCYTWSGSDTLKLKSVRSGLRKLNLVEDRAIARVYMNTITPGRRESVVDILELKESPSSSQFCVRLSATHAVSHNMLDQSNKLSSSLIECANINAVWASLIVEECSRLGLTYFCVAPGSRSSPLAVAASSHKLITCISCFDERSLAFHAVGYARGSHVPAVVITSSGTAVSNLLPAVVEASQDFVPLLLLTADRPPELLDCGANQAIDQVNHFGVYVRYFFNLPAPTDQILTNMVLTTLDSAIHRAITSPCGPVHINCPFREPLESTPRKWRLSCLNGLDLWISNAEPFTKYIHMRPSCIDAVGEMMEVIGLMQKGKHGLILFGAIHTEDEMWAALLLAKHLCWPVFADILSGLRLKKILTSFPDIERNFLFIDNLDHALLSDSVKGLLEIDVVIQLGSRITSKRVCQILEERAPFPYIVVDKHPLRHDPSHIVTHRIQTTIVDFVGFLVKAEFPHTERIWSTSLQLLSKMVEWEILFQINAECSLTEPYVAHMMSDALSSESALFLGNSMPIRDVDMYGLGWSTSNPSVASIMLNSDLPVNLMRVAGNRGASGIDGLLSTAIGFAVGSNKRVFCLVGDISLLHDTNSLAILYQRKLRKPMTIFVVNNHGGAIFSLLPLADKVEPSILHQYFYTSHNIFIQGLCMAHGIKHLHVKTKAEFEDALRLAQHEQVDCMVEIDSSIDANANFHSILRKHSLGAVKDAMRYIPNPGAIKDQHYLYKIRTMECLRYRFALSAPPTSASVGDNHDEFYREGFIISLILEDGSVGFGEVAPIEIHRENLVDAEYQLRFLVHIMRQVNISCFLSLLKGTFSYWIWNELGIVPSSIFPSVRCGLEMAILNAIAAAKGSNLLNLLHPPISEKDECETSSVQVCALLDSNGSPTDVANVAATLVEEGFSAIKLKVARRYNPTQDAMVIKEVRKKVGCQIIIRADANRKWTYEEAMEFSSLVKDCNLQFIEEPVQDEDDIVKFCEESGLPVALDETIDKIQENPLGTLVKFTHPGIVAVVIKPSVVGGFENAALIGRWAHQLGKMAVVSAAFESSLSLSAYAQFSSYLDMLSFDTVNKLHGKKVPSVAHGLGTYRWLKEDATINPVLIGRNPHSGIVEASVPNASRLLHNFQINQNVICDIIDEEQVLKYQLKLELSSLSCSFEVQETGQKTNDNVLVFLHGFLGAGEDWSPIMKSFSGSARCISVDLPGHGKSIIHGVNDACEEPLLSMEIIANIFHQLLHHITPGKVTLVGYSMGARIALYLALRFSSKIKGAVLISGSPGLKDKLSQKIRSAKDDSRASSIISHGLESFLNSWYAADLWKSLRSHPHFTRITANRLQHEDLQSLAKMLSGLSIGRQPSLWKDLPNCRTPLLIIHGEKDAKFKKIAQEIMNRVRSGVGSNQEKVNIDIHEVVEIPNCGHAVHLENPLPVVSALRRFLTTL, from the exons ATGTGTTATACCTGGTCCGGTAGTGACACATTGAAACTAAAAAGCGTAAGATCTGGCCTCAGAAAACTGAATTTGGTAGAAGATAGAGCTATTGCAAGG GTCTACATGAACACTATCACACCTGGAAGAAGAGAAAGCGTGGTTGACATCTTGGAACTG AAAGAGTCTCCATCTTCCAGTCAATTCTGTGTCAGGCTTTCAGCAACCCATGCCGTTTCACATAACATG TTGGATCAATCCAATAAATTATCATCCTCACTAATTGAGTGCGCCAATATCAATGCTGTATGGGCATCATTAATTGTtgaagaatgctcaaggctgggTTTGACG tatttttgtGTAGCACCGGGATCTCGGTCTTCCCCTCTTGCTGTTGCTGCTTCAAGTCACAAGTTAATCACATGTATTTCATGCTTTGATGAGCGTTCACTTGCTTTTCATGCTGTTGGATATGCAAGAGGGTCTCACGTGCCGGCAGTAGTCATCACATCATCTGGAACTGCAGTTTCAAACCTTCTTCCTGCG GTTGTGGAGGCTAGTCAAGATTTTGTACCACTTCTTTTACTTACAGCAGATCGACCTCCAGAGCTGCTAGATTGTGGAGCTAACCAGGCAATTGATCAG GTGAACCATTTTGGTGTTTATGTGAGATATTTCTTCAATCTTCCTGCACCAACAGACCAAATTCTTACGAATATGGTACTTACCACTCTTGATTCTGCTATACATCGGGCAATAACTTCACCGTGTGGTCCTGTGCATATTAACTGCCCTTTCAGAGAGCCTTTGGAGAGCACTCCACGTAAATGGAGGTTAAGCTGTTTAAACGGGCTGGACCTCTGGATCAGTAATGCTGAACCATTTACCAAGTACATTCATATGCGACCATCTTGTATAGATGCTGTAGGAGAAATGATGGAAGTTATAGGCCTGATGCAAAAAGGCAAACATGGTCTTATATTATTTGGTGCAATCCATACAGAGGATGAGATGTGGGCTGCGCTGCTTTTGGCTAAACACCTCTGTTGGCCTGTTTTTGCTGATATTTTGTCAGGGTTGCGCTTGAAAAAGATCTTAACTTCTTTTCCTGATATTGAAAGAAACTTTTTATTTATTGATAATCTTGATCATGCTCTACTCTCAGATTCTGTCAAGGGCTTGTTGGAGATTGATGTGGTTATTCAG TTGGGAAGTAGGATAACTAGCAAACGAGTTTGTCAAATTCTAGAGGAGCGTGCTCCTTTTCCATATATTGTGGTTGACAAGCATCCACTTCGTCATGATCCATCACATATTGTAACCCACCGGATACAAACTaccattgttgattttgtgggtTTTTTAGTTAAGGCTGAATTCCCCCATACAGAGCGCATATGGAGCACTTCATTACAACTGTTGAGTAAAATG GTTGAATGGGAGATACTGTTTCAAATCAATGCTGAGTGCTCCCTGACTGAACCTTATGTGGCACATATGATGTCAGATGCTCTTTCTTCTGAGTCTGCTCTTTTCCTTGGTAACAGTATGCCCATTCGTGATGTAGATATGTATGGACTTGGTTGGTCTACAAGCAACCCAAGTGTTGCATCTATCATGTTAAACTCAGACCTACCAGTTAACTTGATGAGGGTGGCTGGTAACAGGGGGGCTAGTGGTATTGATGGATTACTTAGCACGGCCATTGGGTTTGCCGTGGGAAGCAATAAAAGG GTGTTCTGTTTAGTTGGAGACATTTCTTTATTGCATGATACAAACAGTTTGGCAATTTTGTATCAAAG GAAATTACGGAAACCAATGACCATTTTTGTGGTAAATAATCACGGAGGAGCAATTTTCAGTCTTCTTCCATTGGCAGATAAAGTTGAGCCTAGTATCCTTCATCAATACTTCTATACCTCTCATAACATATTTATCCAAGGGCTATGCATGGCACATGG AATCAAACATTTGCACGTGAAGACCAAGGCAGAATTTGAAGATGCTTTACGTTTAGCTCAACATGAGCAAGTGGATTGTATGGTTGAAATTGATAGTTCAATCGATGCCAATGCTAATTTTCACAG TATTTTGAGAAAACACTCTCTGGGTGCTGTGAAAGATGCTATGAGGTACATCCCAAATCCCGGTGCTATTAAAGATCAGCATTATTTGTACAAAATTCGTACAATGGAGTGTTTGAGATATAG ATTTGCACTAAGTGCACCACCAACATCAGCATCTGTTGGTGATAATCATGATGAATTCTATAGAGAAGGATTTATCATATCTTTAATTCTTGAAGATGGAAGTGTTGGTTTTGGTGAG GTTGCTCCGATTGAGATCCACAGAGAAAATTTGGTAGATGCAGAATATCAACTTAGGTTCCTTGTTCATATCATGCGACAAGTTAATATTAGTTGCTTCCTCTCTCTATTGAAGGGCACATTTTCATATTGGATTTGGAATGAGTTGGGAATTGTG CCATCTTCTATTTTTCCTAGTGTTAGATGTGGTTTGGAAATGGCTATCCTCAATGCCATAGCTGCTGCAAAAGGCTCCAACTTGTTGAACCTACTTCATCCTCCTATAAGTGAAAAAGATGAATGTGAAACATCATCAGTTCAGGTTTGTGCACTACTTGATTCAAATGGATCTCCAACAGATGTTGCTAATGTTGCTGCCACATTAGTCGAGGAAGGATTTTCTGCAATCAAACTCaag GTAGCACGTCGGTATAACCCAACGCAAGATGCCATGGTAATAAAAGAGGTGCGAAAGAAAGTCGGATGCCAGATAATCATACGAGCTGATGCAAATCGGAAGTGGACTTATGAAGAAGCTATGGAGTTCAGCTCTTTGGTTAAGGATTGCAACTTACAGTTTATTGAG GAGCCTGTTCAGGATGAAGACGATATAGTCAAGTTCTGTGAAGAAAGTGGCTTACCTGTTGCACTAGATGAGACCATAGATAAAATTCAAGAAAATCCCCTGGGAACGCTAGTAAAATTTACTCATCCGGGAATAGTTGCTGTT gtTATCAAACCAAGTGTTGTTgggggttttgagaatgctgcATTAATTGGACGATGGGCACACCAGCTGGGGAAGATGGCTGTTGTCAGTGCTGCATTTGAAAGCAGTCTAAGTCTATCTGCATATGCACAGTTTTCTAGTTATCTTGATATGCTAAGTTTTGATACAGTGAACAAGTTACATGGTAAGAAAGTTCCTTCTGTAGCCCATGGTCTTGGAACCTACCGTTGGCTAAAGGAAGATGCAACAATTAATCCAGTTTTAATTGGCCGTAATCCACATAGTGGTATTGTTGAAGCATCTGTACCAAATGCTAGTAGGCTGCTACATAATTTCCAAATCAACCAAAATGTCATATGTGATATTATTGATGAGGAGCAAGTTCTTAAATACCAACTGAAATTAGAGCTTAGTAGTTTATCTTGTTCTTTTGAGGTTCAAGAAACTGGCCAAAAAACAAAT GACAATGTACTagtatttcttcatggtttccTTGGAGCTGGTGAAGATTGGAGTCCTATCATGAAGAGCTTTTCTGGATCAGCAAGATGCATCTCAGTGGATCTTCCTGGTCATGGAAAATCAATAATACATGGTGTGAATGATGCTTGTGAGGAACCATTGTTGTCAATGGAAATAATAGCTAATATATTCCATCAACTATTACATCATATAACACCAGGAAAAGTTACACTAGTTGGGTATTCGATGGGTGCTAGGATTGCATTGTATCTTGCACTCAGATTCAGTAGTAAG ATAAAAGGAGCTGTGTTAATATCTGGAAGCCCTGGATTAAAAGATAAATTATCACAAAAAATCCGCTCAGCTAAAGATGACTCCAGAGCAAGTTCTATCATTTCTCATGGTTTAGAATCTTTTCTCAATTCCTGGTATGCAGCAGATCTGTGGAAAAG CTTAAGAAGCCATCCTCACTTCACACGAATCACTGCTAATCGCTTGCAACATGAAGACCTGCAGAGTCTTGCCAAGATGTTGTCTGGATTAAGCATAGGAAGGCAGCC ATCGTTGTGGAAAGATCTGCCAAATTGCAGAACACCTCTTCTTATCATACACGGAGAAAAGGATGCAAAATTTAAGAAAATTGCTCAAGAAATTATGAACAGAGTCCGTTCCGGAGTGGGGAGCAATCAAGAAAAAGTGAATATAGACATCCATGAGGTGGTTGAGATTCCCAACTGTGGCCATGCTGTCCATTTGGAGAACCCGCTTCCTGTAGTTTCCGCCTTGAGACGATTCCTAACTACACTCTGA
- the LOC107628739 gene encoding protein PHYLLO, chloroplastic isoform X5 translates to MNTITPGRRESVVDILELKESPSSSQFCVRLSATHAVSHNMLDQSNKLSSSLIECANINAVWASLIVEECSRLGLTYFCVAPGSRSSPLAVAASSHKLITCISCFDERSLAFHAVGYARGSHVPAVVITSSGTAVSNLLPAVVEASQDFVPLLLLTADRPPELLDCGANQAIDQVNHFGVYVRYFFNLPAPTDQILTNMVLTTLDSAIHRAITSPCGPVHINCPFREPLESTPRKWRLSCLNGLDLWISNAEPFTKYIHMRPSCIDAVGEMMEVIGLMQKGKHGLILFGAIHTEDEMWAALLLAKHLCWPVFADILSGLRLKKILTSFPDIERNFLFIDNLDHALLSDSVKGLLEIDVVIQLGSRITSKRVCQILEERAPFPYIVVDKHPLRHDPSHIVTHRIQTTIVDFVGFLVKAEFPHTERIWSTSLQLLSKMVEWEILFQINAECSLTEPYVAHMMSDALSSESALFLGNSMPIRDVDMYGLGWSTSNPSVASIMLNSDLPVNLMRVAGNRGASGIDGLLSTAIGFAVGSNKRVFCLVGDISLLHDTNSLAILYQRKLRKPMTIFVVNNHGGAIFSLLPLADKVEPSILHQYFYTSHNIFIQGLCMAHGIKHLHVKTKAEFEDALRLAQHEQVDCMVEIDSSIDANANFHSILRKHSLGAVKDAMRYIPNPGAIKDQHYLYKIRTMECLRYRFALSAPPTSASVGDNHDEFYREGFIISLILEDGSVGFGEVAPIEIHRENLVDAEYQLRFLVHIMRQVNISCFLSLLKGTFSYWIWNELGIVPSSIFPSVRCGLEMAILNAIAAAKGSNLLNLLHPPISEKDECETSSVQVCALLDSNGSPTDVANVAATLVEEGFSAIKLKVARRYNPTQDAMVIKEVRKKVGCQIIIRADANRKWTYEEAMEFSSLVKDCNLQFIEEPVQDEDDIVKFCEESGLPVALDETIDKIQENPLGTLVKFTHPGIVAVVIKPSVVGGFENAALIGRWAHQLGKMAVVSAAFESSLSLSAYAQFSSYLDMLSFDTVNKLHGKKVPSVAHGLGTYRWLKEDATINPVLIGRNPHSGIVEASVPNASRLLHNFQINQNVICDIIDEEQVLKYQLKLELSSLSCSFEVQETGQKTNDNVLVFLHGFLGAGEDWSPIMKSFSGSARCISVDLPGHGKSIIHGVNDACEEPLLSMEIIANIFHQLLHHITPGKVTLVGYSMGARIALYLALRFSSKIKGAVLISGSPGLKDKLSQKIRSAKDDSRASSIISHGLESFLNSWYAADLWKSLRSHPHFTRITANRLQHEDLQSLAKMLSGLSIGRQPSLWKDLPNCRTPLLIIHGEKDAKFKKIAQEIMNRVRSGVGSNQEKVNIDIHEVVEIPNCGHAVHLENPLPVVSALRRFLTTL, encoded by the exons ATGAACACTATCACACCTGGAAGAAGAGAAAGCGTGGTTGACATCTTGGAACTG AAAGAGTCTCCATCTTCCAGTCAATTCTGTGTCAGGCTTTCAGCAACCCATGCCGTTTCACATAACATG TTGGATCAATCCAATAAATTATCATCCTCACTAATTGAGTGCGCCAATATCAATGCTGTATGGGCATCATTAATTGTtgaagaatgctcaaggctgggTTTGACG tatttttgtGTAGCACCGGGATCTCGGTCTTCCCCTCTTGCTGTTGCTGCTTCAAGTCACAAGTTAATCACATGTATTTCATGCTTTGATGAGCGTTCACTTGCTTTTCATGCTGTTGGATATGCAAGAGGGTCTCACGTGCCGGCAGTAGTCATCACATCATCTGGAACTGCAGTTTCAAACCTTCTTCCTGCG GTTGTGGAGGCTAGTCAAGATTTTGTACCACTTCTTTTACTTACAGCAGATCGACCTCCAGAGCTGCTAGATTGTGGAGCTAACCAGGCAATTGATCAG GTGAACCATTTTGGTGTTTATGTGAGATATTTCTTCAATCTTCCTGCACCAACAGACCAAATTCTTACGAATATGGTACTTACCACTCTTGATTCTGCTATACATCGGGCAATAACTTCACCGTGTGGTCCTGTGCATATTAACTGCCCTTTCAGAGAGCCTTTGGAGAGCACTCCACGTAAATGGAGGTTAAGCTGTTTAAACGGGCTGGACCTCTGGATCAGTAATGCTGAACCATTTACCAAGTACATTCATATGCGACCATCTTGTATAGATGCTGTAGGAGAAATGATGGAAGTTATAGGCCTGATGCAAAAAGGCAAACATGGTCTTATATTATTTGGTGCAATCCATACAGAGGATGAGATGTGGGCTGCGCTGCTTTTGGCTAAACACCTCTGTTGGCCTGTTTTTGCTGATATTTTGTCAGGGTTGCGCTTGAAAAAGATCTTAACTTCTTTTCCTGATATTGAAAGAAACTTTTTATTTATTGATAATCTTGATCATGCTCTACTCTCAGATTCTGTCAAGGGCTTGTTGGAGATTGATGTGGTTATTCAG TTGGGAAGTAGGATAACTAGCAAACGAGTTTGTCAAATTCTAGAGGAGCGTGCTCCTTTTCCATATATTGTGGTTGACAAGCATCCACTTCGTCATGATCCATCACATATTGTAACCCACCGGATACAAACTaccattgttgattttgtgggtTTTTTAGTTAAGGCTGAATTCCCCCATACAGAGCGCATATGGAGCACTTCATTACAACTGTTGAGTAAAATG GTTGAATGGGAGATACTGTTTCAAATCAATGCTGAGTGCTCCCTGACTGAACCTTATGTGGCACATATGATGTCAGATGCTCTTTCTTCTGAGTCTGCTCTTTTCCTTGGTAACAGTATGCCCATTCGTGATGTAGATATGTATGGACTTGGTTGGTCTACAAGCAACCCAAGTGTTGCATCTATCATGTTAAACTCAGACCTACCAGTTAACTTGATGAGGGTGGCTGGTAACAGGGGGGCTAGTGGTATTGATGGATTACTTAGCACGGCCATTGGGTTTGCCGTGGGAAGCAATAAAAGG GTGTTCTGTTTAGTTGGAGACATTTCTTTATTGCATGATACAAACAGTTTGGCAATTTTGTATCAAAG GAAATTACGGAAACCAATGACCATTTTTGTGGTAAATAATCACGGAGGAGCAATTTTCAGTCTTCTTCCATTGGCAGATAAAGTTGAGCCTAGTATCCTTCATCAATACTTCTATACCTCTCATAACATATTTATCCAAGGGCTATGCATGGCACATGG AATCAAACATTTGCACGTGAAGACCAAGGCAGAATTTGAAGATGCTTTACGTTTAGCTCAACATGAGCAAGTGGATTGTATGGTTGAAATTGATAGTTCAATCGATGCCAATGCTAATTTTCACAG TATTTTGAGAAAACACTCTCTGGGTGCTGTGAAAGATGCTATGAGGTACATCCCAAATCCCGGTGCTATTAAAGATCAGCATTATTTGTACAAAATTCGTACAATGGAGTGTTTGAGATATAG ATTTGCACTAAGTGCACCACCAACATCAGCATCTGTTGGTGATAATCATGATGAATTCTATAGAGAAGGATTTATCATATCTTTAATTCTTGAAGATGGAAGTGTTGGTTTTGGTGAG GTTGCTCCGATTGAGATCCACAGAGAAAATTTGGTAGATGCAGAATATCAACTTAGGTTCCTTGTTCATATCATGCGACAAGTTAATATTAGTTGCTTCCTCTCTCTATTGAAGGGCACATTTTCATATTGGATTTGGAATGAGTTGGGAATTGTG CCATCTTCTATTTTTCCTAGTGTTAGATGTGGTTTGGAAATGGCTATCCTCAATGCCATAGCTGCTGCAAAAGGCTCCAACTTGTTGAACCTACTTCATCCTCCTATAAGTGAAAAAGATGAATGTGAAACATCATCAGTTCAGGTTTGTGCACTACTTGATTCAAATGGATCTCCAACAGATGTTGCTAATGTTGCTGCCACATTAGTCGAGGAAGGATTTTCTGCAATCAAACTCaag GTAGCACGTCGGTATAACCCAACGCAAGATGCCATGGTAATAAAAGAGGTGCGAAAGAAAGTCGGATGCCAGATAATCATACGAGCTGATGCAAATCGGAAGTGGACTTATGAAGAAGCTATGGAGTTCAGCTCTTTGGTTAAGGATTGCAACTTACAGTTTATTGAG GAGCCTGTTCAGGATGAAGACGATATAGTCAAGTTCTGTGAAGAAAGTGGCTTACCTGTTGCACTAGATGAGACCATAGATAAAATTCAAGAAAATCCCCTGGGAACGCTAGTAAAATTTACTCATCCGGGAATAGTTGCTGTT gtTATCAAACCAAGTGTTGTTgggggttttgagaatgctgcATTAATTGGACGATGGGCACACCAGCTGGGGAAGATGGCTGTTGTCAGTGCTGCATTTGAAAGCAGTCTAAGTCTATCTGCATATGCACAGTTTTCTAGTTATCTTGATATGCTAAGTTTTGATACAGTGAACAAGTTACATGGTAAGAAAGTTCCTTCTGTAGCCCATGGTCTTGGAACCTACCGTTGGCTAAAGGAAGATGCAACAATTAATCCAGTTTTAATTGGCCGTAATCCACATAGTGGTATTGTTGAAGCATCTGTACCAAATGCTAGTAGGCTGCTACATAATTTCCAAATCAACCAAAATGTCATATGTGATATTATTGATGAGGAGCAAGTTCTTAAATACCAACTGAAATTAGAGCTTAGTAGTTTATCTTGTTCTTTTGAGGTTCAAGAAACTGGCCAAAAAACAAAT GACAATGTACTagtatttcttcatggtttccTTGGAGCTGGTGAAGATTGGAGTCCTATCATGAAGAGCTTTTCTGGATCAGCAAGATGCATCTCAGTGGATCTTCCTGGTCATGGAAAATCAATAATACATGGTGTGAATGATGCTTGTGAGGAACCATTGTTGTCAATGGAAATAATAGCTAATATATTCCATCAACTATTACATCATATAACACCAGGAAAAGTTACACTAGTTGGGTATTCGATGGGTGCTAGGATTGCATTGTATCTTGCACTCAGATTCAGTAGTAAG ATAAAAGGAGCTGTGTTAATATCTGGAAGCCCTGGATTAAAAGATAAATTATCACAAAAAATCCGCTCAGCTAAAGATGACTCCAGAGCAAGTTCTATCATTTCTCATGGTTTAGAATCTTTTCTCAATTCCTGGTATGCAGCAGATCTGTGGAAAAG CTTAAGAAGCCATCCTCACTTCACACGAATCACTGCTAATCGCTTGCAACATGAAGACCTGCAGAGTCTTGCCAAGATGTTGTCTGGATTAAGCATAGGAAGGCAGCC ATCGTTGTGGAAAGATCTGCCAAATTGCAGAACACCTCTTCTTATCATACACGGAGAAAAGGATGCAAAATTTAAGAAAATTGCTCAAGAAATTATGAACAGAGTCCGTTCCGGAGTGGGGAGCAATCAAGAAAAAGTGAATATAGACATCCATGAGGTGGTTGAGATTCCCAACTGTGGCCATGCTGTCCATTTGGAGAACCCGCTTCCTGTAGTTTCCGCCTTGAGACGATTCCTAACTACACTCTGA